A stretch of Hydrogenothermus marinus DNA encodes these proteins:
- a CDS encoding chemotaxis protein CheW: MMQHNSEEMQITGIEEIKEETVQEERIITFKLNEELIGINIEDVTKITTDVEITPVPKTPIYILGVMNLRGNIIPVVSLKKMFNFSTQEENIESATILVVETELGQIGISVDNIEGAVKIHATDILPPPMNAIGIDPEYIKGVVMLNEEKLLILLDVKKIFNRDKR; this comes from the coding sequence ATGATGCAGCATAATTCTGAAGAAATGCAAATAACAGGGATAGAAGAAATAAAAGAAGAAACAGTTCAAGAAGAAAGAATTATTACATTTAAGTTAAATGAAGAGCTTATAGGAATCAATATAGAAGACGTTACGAAGATAACAACGGATGTTGAAATAACACCAGTACCAAAAACTCCTATATATATATTAGGGGTAATGAATTTAAGAGGTAATATAATTCCTGTAGTATCTTTAAAAAAGATGTTTAATTTTTCGACTCAAGAAGAAAATATAGAATCAGCAACTATTTTAGTAGTAGAAACAGAATTAGGACAAATAGGTATTTCTGTTGATAATATAGAAGGTGCAGTAAAAATACATGCTACAGATATACTTCCACCTCCTATGAATGCAATAGGAATAGATCCTGAGTATATTAAAGGTGTTGTAATGTTAAATGAAGAAAAACTTCTTATACTTTTAGATGTTAAGAAAATATTTAATAGGGATAAGAGATAG
- a CDS encoding chemotaxis protein CheA — MKVNIPEDMQEILSEFLVEADEIVEQLDNDLIELEENPEDVNLLNKIFREIHTLKGGAGFLNLTTIVEIAHKIEDIFNKLRNNELKLTSSMMDVILEGIDKLKEGLERLKEEDEIPDEEEIQDIVLKLQAILEGKEIENRTSDSTENSKFSQKGFEESIANFVFKEGVDDDIKELILKFGAKDLAELLEDIILLPPDERPSLETIEKLEKLVNEGKDIKDLIEIKETKSESKKKPKEELKVEEKPKEKQKVSEKPVEKKAAEKKKKAEKKEDVIRVDVERVETLMNLVGELVLDRNRIVKLASILHAESKKEDSNIETLLEAITAMSRTVSDLQDAIMKLRMQPVKKIFSKFPRIVRDLAKKLNKKVQLILEGEDTEIDRSILDKLEDPLIHLVRNAIDHGIETPEERLKAGKPEVGTIVLGAYQEGDRIIIYIEDDGKGIDPEKVKQKAIEKGLITPEQAENMSDKEAYELIFMPGFSTVEKVSEVSGRGVGMDVVASTIHALRGNIEIESELGRGTKIIMKLPLTVAIIRTLMVAVNDRIFAIPLFSVVEIVRYKPENVKQVGHFKSLLLRDEVYILFNLNELFEIEDKKEKKYVVIVKVGEKNIAIAVEELFGEEEIVIKPLGDLLEDVKGIAGATITGDGKVVLIVDPNSLINDMKNQLVGVI; from the coding sequence ATGAAAGTAAATATACCTGAAGATATGCAAGAAATTCTTAGTGAATTTTTAGTTGAGGCAGATGAGATAGTAGAACAACTTGATAATGATTTAATAGAATTAGAAGAAAATCCAGAAGATGTAAATCTTTTAAATAAAATCTTTAGAGAGATCCATACTCTAAAAGGTGGTGCTGGTTTTTTAAATTTAACTACTATAGTAGAGATAGCTCACAAAATAGAAGATATTTTTAATAAACTTAGAAACAATGAATTAAAATTAACATCTTCAATGATGGACGTTATTCTTGAAGGAATAGATAAATTAAAAGAAGGTTTAGAAAGGTTGAAAGAAGAAGATGAAATACCAGATGAAGAAGAAATTCAAGATATAGTTTTAAAACTTCAAGCCATATTAGAAGGTAAAGAAATAGAGAATAGAACCTCAGACTCTACTGAAAATAGTAAATTTTCTCAAAAAGGTTTTGAAGAATCTATAGCAAATTTTGTATTCAAAGAAGGTGTTGATGATGATATTAAAGAGTTAATCTTAAAGTTTGGTGCTAAAGATTTAGCAGAGCTTTTAGAAGATATTATTCTTCTTCCTCCAGATGAAAGACCTTCTTTAGAAACTATAGAAAAATTAGAAAAGTTAGTAAACGAAGGCAAAGATATTAAAGATCTTATTGAAATTAAAGAAACCAAATCTGAGTCAAAAAAGAAACCAAAAGAAGAATTAAAAGTCGAAGAAAAGCCAAAAGAAAAGCAAAAAGTTTCAGAAAAACCAGTAGAAAAAAAAGCTGCTGAAAAGAAAAAGAAAGCTGAGAAAAAGGAAGATGTAATAAGAGTTGATGTAGAAAGAGTAGAAACTCTAATGAATTTAGTAGGTGAGCTTGTTCTTGATAGAAACAGAATAGTTAAACTTGCTTCTATATTACATGCAGAATCAAAAAAAGAAGATAGTAATATTGAAACACTTCTAGAAGCTATTACGGCTATGAGTAGAACTGTTAGTGATCTTCAAGATGCAATAATGAAACTTCGTATGCAACCTGTTAAAAAAATATTTAGTAAATTCCCAAGAATTGTTAGAGATTTAGCAAAAAAATTAAATAAAAAAGTTCAACTAATACTTGAAGGAGAAGATACAGAAATAGATAGAAGTATTTTAGACAAATTAGAAGATCCTTTGATTCACTTAGTTAGAAATGCTATAGATCATGGTATAGAAACACCAGAAGAAAGGTTAAAAGCTGGAAAACCTGAAGTAGGAACTATAGTATTAGGGGCTTATCAAGAAGGAGATAGGATTATTATTTATATAGAAGATGATGGTAAAGGTATAGATCCAGAAAAAGTTAAACAAAAAGCCATAGAAAAAGGTTTAATTACTCCAGAGCAAGCTGAAAATATGTCAGATAAAGAAGCATATGAATTGATATTTATGCCAGGTTTTTCAACTGTTGAAAAAGTAAGTGAGGTATCAGGCCGTGGAGTAGGAATGGATGTTGTTGCATCTACAATACATGCATTAAGAGGGAATATAGAGATAGAAAGCGAACTTGGTAGAGGTACAAAGATTATTATGAAACTACCTTTAACTGTTGCTATTATTAGAACCCTTATGGTAGCAGTAAATGATAGAATTTTTGCTATTCCTTTATTCTCTGTAGTTGAGATTGTTAGATACAAGCCGGAAAATGTTAAACAAGTAGGTCATTTTAAATCTTTATTGCTTAGGGATGAGGTGTATATATTATTTAATCTAAACGAGCTTTTTGAAATAGAAGATAAAAAAGAAAAAAAATATGTAGTTATTGTTAAAGTTGGAGAAAAAAATATAGCAATTGCTGTTGAAGAATTATTTGGAGAAGAGGAAATCGTTATAAAACCTCTTGGAGATTTATTAGAAGATGTGAAAGGAATAGCAGGGGCAACTATTACAGGTGATGGTAAAGTGGTACTTATAGTTGATCCAAATTCATTAATAAATGATATGAAAAATCAATTAGTAGGAGTAATTTAA
- a CDS encoding protein phosphatase CheZ yields the protein MEKKTVIEEIKNLLSLIESYKEEATDLNIKKEGFFAVKNHLKSAVDESKDAVETILNNINKTILNLEEILKLKDMLSDDNKEIKDKIDSLAKETISLLTDSLTKLEFQDIVGQRLNKVLSFIEDIEKSILKVLLILGIDEESSKEKKEELKKKLEEIEWKKEVSQDDVDDILKEFGL from the coding sequence ATGGAAAAGAAAACAGTAATAGAAGAGATAAAAAATCTTCTATCCTTAATAGAAAGTTATAAAGAAGAAGCTACAGATTTGAATATAAAAAAAGAAGGATTTTTTGCAGTTAAGAACCATTTAAAGTCGGCAGTTGATGAAAGTAAAGATGCAGTAGAAACTATATTAAATAACATAAATAAAACCATTTTAAATTTAGAAGAAATATTAAAACTAAAGGATATGTTATCCGATGATAATAAAGAAATAAAAGATAAAATTGATAGTCTTGCAAAAGAAACTATCAGTTTATTAACTGACAGTTTAACAAAACTTGAGTTTCAAGATATAGTAGGCCAAAGATTAAATAAAGTTTTAAGTTTTATAGAAGATATAGAAAAAAGTATACTAAAAGTGTTATTAATATTAGGAATAGATGAAGAAAGTTCTAAAGAAAAAAAAGAAGAACTAAAGAAAAAATTAGAAGAAATAGAATGGAAAAAAGAAGTTTCTCAAGATGATGTTGATGATATTTTAAAAGAGTTTGGATTGTAA